A window of Phaseolus vulgaris cultivar G19833 chromosome 4, P. vulgaris v2.0, whole genome shotgun sequence genomic DNA:
GCAAAATATGTATGTGCGGATTTCTGTTTCAGGTTGaaattttataatgaaaaatgtaTGTCGAAAACAACCcgtcatttttcatttgaatttcgtGACGTCGAAAGTTTTGATGGTTTTGAGAGTTTAACTGATGCTAAAAGACTTCGTTCATTTCTTTCTATCTCAACATTTGGGGGATGGCATTTCAAGATTTTGATACATGATTTGTTTTCCAAGATTAAGTTTATACGCGTGTTATCTTTCTATGGTTGTTCAGACCTTAGAGAGGTCCCAGATTCTGTAGGTGATCTTAAACATCTCCAATCGTTAGATCTTTCGTTTACATTTATACAAAAGCTATCTGACTCGATATGTTTGCTCTATAACTTACTAATACTGAAGTTGAGCTCTTGTTCATTGTTGGAGGAGTTTCCCTCAAATTTGCATAAGCTTACCAAATTGCGTTGCCTGGAATTTGAAGGTACAAAAGTGAGAAAGATGCCAATGCATTTTGGAGAATTGAAGAATCTTCAAGTACTAAGTATGTTTTTCGTGGATAAAAATAGTGAGCTAAGTACTAAGCAACTGGGCGAATTGGGAGGACTCAATCTTCATGGAAGGCTATCAATCAATGACGTGCAGAATATTGGGAATCCTTTGGATGCATTAAAAGCAAATTTGAAAGATAAACGCCTTGTGAAGCTAGAATTAGAATGGAAGTCGGACCACATGCCTGATGAtccaaagaaagaaaaggaagtaCTTCAGAATCTACAACCTTCCAATCACTTGGAGAATTTGTTTATTAGGAACTACAGTGGTACAGAATTCCCAAGTTGGGAATTCGATAATTCAAATCTGGTGTTTTTACAGTTGGAGAAGTGTAAATATTGCCTATGTTTGCCTCCCCTTGGACTTTTGTCATCACTGAAGACCCTCCTAATTATAGGGTTAGATGGAATAGTGAGCGTTGGTGATGAATTTTATGGGAGTAACTCTTCGTTTGCATCCTTGGAGTGGTTGGAATTCAGGAATATGAAGGAATGGGAAGAATGGGAGTGTAAAACTACTTCTTTTCCACGTCTTCAACTGCTTTTTGTGAATGATTGTCCGAAACTGAAAGGTACGAAAGAAGTTGTTAGTGATGAGCTCAGAATTAGCGGAAACAGTATGGACACATCGCATACTGATGGCATCTTTCGACTACATTTCTTTCCAAAGCTCCATGAACTTCATCTGACATTGTGCCACCACATAGAAATAATTTCACAGGAGTACGCTCATAATCATCTCATGAATCTACATATTCGTGATTGCCCTCAATTTAAATCATTCCTGTTTCCCAAACCCATGCAAATCCTGTTTCCGTCTCTTACTGAGCTTTATATACTTAATTGTCCAGAAGTTGAGTTGTTCCCAGATGGAGGTTTGccattaaatataaaacatatgtTTCTTTCAAGTTTAAAACTTATAGCCTCCTTGAGAGACAACTTGGATCCCAACACATCTCTTCAAACCTTGTTTATTGAACAGTTGGACGACGTGGAGTGTTTTCCCGATGAAGTTTTGCTGCCACGCTCTCTCATCTCTCTATATATCCATAATTGTTCAAATCTTAAAAAGATGCACTACAAGGGTCTCTGCCACCTCTCCTCTCTCACACTTCATGGTTGTCCCAGGCTTGAATGCTTACCAGCGGAGGGTCTCCCCAAATCCATCTATTCTCTTACAATCTGTGGTTGTCCATTGCTGAAGGAGCGTTGTCGGAATCCAGATGGCGAAGACTGGGGAAAGATTGCTCACATCCAAAAACTGGATATTCGATCATATTAGGCGTGCACCTATTTGAATTTGTCTGTCACTTCAACAGGTTCGAATTCTCCACAGTATCTTTGTACCTTTTggattacaatttttttagttgCAAACGGTAAACCTATAATTGCCATTTTCCAAAAAAGAGCAGCACATGTTATACTTCTTAAACTCATGATATTTATTAAAGGAGGATGGCTCAACTACGTTTTTCATCAatcaattacttttattttactcttattttcgtgcaaaattatttcaattcttCCAACCAAATGTGTCGAACATTTTCCATGTGATGGTAGAGGTTCTGAAAGTAGGAATTAGAATATACATTAATGGCAGAGACATGTGCTTTATCATTCATCAACTACATCACTCACTCACCATACTCAATTCAAGCTGTAGCTACTCCAACCCCATTGCATGCAGCTCTATAAAATTTGTATGCTAGTGTATTTATGATGGGTACACACATTCTTTCTTGAATTTTAAGTTAATGATTTAAATGGAACAATGTGCTAATGCTTTTGTTTCTACCTTATTTCTTCCACAGCTCTTCCAAAGTTGGTTTCTAGCAGTGTACCATGATATTATACAATTCCCGAGCAAACTCCAACATCTGAGAGACAAATTGAAAGAATGGAGTTTTGAAATTCAAATACTTTAAACATTAATTCTTAGAACATTGTAGATTGGAAAGTGGATTTCTGAACCAAACTCTTTTGTTGAACCTCTTGGTGGGTCTATTTGATTCTAAACTTGTCTTTGAAGGAATAAAATAGAACCCACTTTTCTTATTTGTATGTTACtgtttcaattatattttactaCTTTATTACCTCTCCTCTACAATCTGGAGATTGTAATTGGATTTTTAATCTTGCTTTTTAATAGTAAGGAATTTTAaccttccttttcttttcttttttattaaattggtttcaaatttaaaagaaaagaaaagtcaAATTAGTATACAAAGTAATCTCACTAAAAGCTTAAAAAGTCAAATGACTACAAAAACCATGCATAAGGagaaaaaacttgtttcaaaaCCTTGTAAGAGCACAAAATTTGCAGAATTAAcaagtttattttttacttgattCTCAAATGTGAAATAAATAACTATGAATACTTTTCGATCTTTTAAgagtatgaaaaaaattaaatgtcaattttcaattttaatgtttttgaaaacacatctaaagtttatttaattgattactcaaattaaattaccttatttttatcaaaattaaatttattaatgtgaaatttatcaaaaaaaagaaaaattatataacttttGCATTGAAGTaagaaaatgtgaaaaataatgagatataaaaaataataagatactACATTAAAGATAACCTTAAGAGTCATTTTTATAGGTTGATTTAAGATAATACAAGAGATTATCTTAATAAGGTTTATTAAATGTATCATATTATcctattatataattattcatgtgatacatataatattattttttaaaatgtaaaaaaattaaataataatgtgAGAATTTGAATGTTTAATGTTGAGGTTTTGAATTTTACACATTATCaatataaaaagtttattaTCACTTAGTAAAAGAATAacgtaaatataatttttgaaaaatgattactaaaaatcattacatattattatttgtcattaaataataatataaaatatttcaaattcatAAAACTATTAATTAATGTTCATCAAACTGTTGGAATTATGTATAGATAttaccaattttaaaaaattacaaatttcttggtaaaaaaaattaaaccttTTATCACATAAATTAAACGAGTGTATTATTTTCCCACTATAATTGATTATTAGATTCTTCACACCTTGTTCGAGAAAAAACATTACTTTCatattgaagaaaaaatataaaaggtcatttttattttttttcgtaAAAAAAAACCATAGATTACATTTTGGTAATGTTTTTATTTCGTAAATATTAAGATGTGgtatttatttgttaaaaatcGTTTGAAATCATATGAgaaaagaatgaaagaaaaaaaggaaattaattaatttataatttacaaaaaataattagtccaaattatcatatttaagttttttaaaaattgatcattttttatttgtgtatataagttaattttaatttatgaaaatatttatatacttttttcttatatatttttttatggaaaaaGTTAGTTTTCaaccaaataattttaaattttcaatattttttttaccaaaattacTTATCAAAGCTGTCTTTGAgctaatttattcttttttattgttgGGCTATCACTCTTTGTATTGAAGTTTGTCCAATTAAATCTGAGTTTGACCTAAAAAGTTGGTGATTGTGTTCTAAGTCTTTTGGTTCTTGTTTAatatttggtaaaaaaaaatttgtccATTGGTGTTAAAGCTAATTAGCTAGATTTTGAGTTTGAAAAAGAAAGATTTGGAGAGagattagggttagggttagggttaggaAGGTAGAGACTATAGAATAGGTTGAACTTAGCAGGATGTCAACCATTAGCCTAACAGAAACTGTATGAACATAATTACTTGTATATGGGGTGATTTCAAAGAATCACTTTGGTCCATTGCTACTATGGCACCAAGGAATTTTACAGCTAATCTAATGAAACAACTTATATGTTCAAATCAATGTTCCAATGTTGCCATTTATAAATCATGGACTGAAGGGAAAATTCACTATATGAACCATTCTTGATAGAACATGAGTTCCTGCATGCCACTTTGAaacaacataaatttttttctataatcaGGAGTGCTAGAATGTCATTATGATGGCCTCCTCCTTGAGAAGTTCTAGTAAACTGAAAAAATTCAGGAAAAAATCTGTTTCCATTGATATCAACTAACCAACCTTTCCattacaaatgaaaaaaaaaaccacatACATACACTGcatataaaccctaaacccttaaGATCAAAATGAAGGGACTAAATCCAATTGAAAATCAACACGGTTGGGTGCATCTTAGAGTATCCTTTTCTCTGTTATCAGATGTTTTGTGTTTCCTCTTTCCTTAATTCATTCCAACACGATAACAAAACAACATAAACTCATGTGGAAGAATCAAGCAAAACTATGCATAGGTAGACATTCCAGGTTCTTATAAAAACTATGCCAAATAAGATAAGGAAAAATATTAGACCAAATTAATTCTGACCTATCATTAAAGTCTAAGTTTGTGATGAGATTTTGGAgtagataatatttttatatgacaAACGTatcaatcactacaagaaaaagtgcttttagaaactaattttttggtttctaaaatgataaaattagtcATTAACttattagaaactaatttagaaactaatagtCTTAAGTGGCTAAAATCATGGTCgctaattttagataccaatttagattctaatttagaaaccaatttagtgacattaaataaaaaccaatttagtaaccaaatatatagaaactaatttagtgacTAAATgtgtagaaactaatttagtaaCCAAATatgtagaaactaatttagtgaccaaatatatagaaactaatttagtgaccaattatataaaaaccaaattaacaaccaattttatttaaactaatttagtgaccaaaatatatagaatataAATACCAAAAAATGGTCACTATATTGGtctctaaataatataatttattataaaatattattttattattttaattattttattattatttatttatgttattattattttattttattttttttttattttattattattattattttttatttaattgttgaTGCGTTCATTGCATAAACCAACAAACAGATTAACCTTCCTTGTTGGGGAGTGTAAAACTAATTAAAAGCCAAGATTGAAAACTTTCTCATTGTCTGCATTTATCAAATACAGATATAGCTATAGCTCTAAAAATGATTTGCCAAATATGCATTGGAGCATCATCACTGGTGGCATGATCTCAATTTTCAGGAACATGCCTTTCAAGAACCATTTACCAGTGTTCATCATGATGGTTCTTTATTTCATTCTAATGTTCAAGCACAATACAGTGAGACAGACACCATGCAAGATTTCCATCAACCAGTTTGTCCAAGCAAGATGGTTGTAATAGTGGCCCTCTCAATATTGTTCACTATATCATTTATCTTACTTGTCTATATAAGGTTCTGCAGAACCACCCCTCTTGAGCTTATCAACAGAAGGAACCTGCAGCTAAGGTAAAAAATTACACAGTTGCACCTACTAGCATACCCACTCTTACTTTATCTACCCTCTACCAACTATGGTTTTAGTTCCTGACAGTGAGGCAAAAAAAGATTGGCATAGCTGGAATAAAACTGCATAAAAAACAGAACAAAAGGACTTCAAAGCACATGAGAATGACACATATTATAATTCTGCAGCACCAACTATGCTGTCATTAACAACTTATAACAACTATTTCTATTGTTAGAAGTAATTTTATGCAATGTAGAAGCTAAGAGCTGCTGCTAATCATTACAAATGATTCAAACAAGGCGCTTGAAAAGTAAAATGCTTAATCTATCATTTTTTTGTGAAC
This region includes:
- the LOC137837042 gene encoding putative disease resistance RPP13-like protein 1, giving the protein MAAEVVGGALLSAFLQVAFDRLASPQIVDFFRGRKLDEKLLSNLKTMLHSINALADDAELKQFTDPHVKAWLFDAKEAVFDAEDLLGEIDYELTRCQVEAQSQPQTFTSKVSNFFNSTSFNKKIESEMKEVLEKLEYLANQKDALGLKKGTYSDDNDRSGSRMSQKLPSSSLVVESVIYGRDADKDIIINWLTSETDNPNQPSILSIVGMGGLGKTTLAQHVYSDPKIEDAKFDIKAWVCVSDHFHVLTVTRTILEAITNQKDDSGNLEMVHKKLKEKLLGKRFLLVLDDVWNERPAEWEAVRTPLSYGAPGSRILVTTRSEKVASSMRSEVHLLKQLGEDECWKVFENHALKDGDLELNDELMKVGRRIVEKCKGLPLALKTIGCLLSTKSSISDWKNILESEIWELPKEHSEIIPALFLSYRHLPSHLKRCFAYCALFPKDYKFGKEELIFLWMAQNFLLSPQQIRHPEQVGEEYFNDLLSRCFFNQSSFVGRFVMHDLLNDLAKYVCADFCFRLKFYNEKCMSKTTRHFSFEFRDVESFDGFESLTDAKRLRSFLSISTFGGWHFKILIHDLFSKIKFIRVLSFYGCSDLREVPDSVGDLKHLQSLDLSFTFIQKLSDSICLLYNLLILKLSSCSLLEEFPSNLHKLTKLRCLEFEGTKVRKMPMHFGELKNLQVLSMFFVDKNSELSTKQLGELGGLNLHGRLSINDVQNIGNPLDALKANLKDKRLVKLELEWKSDHMPDDPKKEKEVLQNLQPSNHLENLFIRNYSGTEFPSWEFDNSNLVFLQLEKCKYCLCLPPLGLLSSLKTLLIIGLDGIVSVGDEFYGSNSSFASLEWLEFRNMKEWEEWECKTTSFPRLQLLFVNDCPKLKGTKEVVSDELRISGNSMDTSHTDGIFRLHFFPKLHELHLTLCHHIEIISQEYAHNHLMNLHIRDCPQFKSFLFPKPMQILFPSLTELYILNCPEVELFPDGGLPLNIKHMFLSSLKLIASLRDNLDPNTSLQTLFIEQLDDVECFPDEVLLPRSLISLYIHNCSNLKKMHYKGLCHLSSLTLHGCPRLECLPAEGLPKSIYSLTICGCPLLKERCRNPDGEDWGKIAHIQKLDIRSY